The Plasmodium malariae genome assembly, contig: PmUG01_00_26, whole genome shotgun sequence genome has a window encoding:
- the PmUG01_00048900 gene encoding fam-l protein: MEQKTKTLLLLNIVELILLFWVLHFNSDVGMFDMALNKYCNCAKEFEARNYRLLGYKYNIDSKDIFTKEQMPNIGLTNKKDICNSEEGVKSKMNKSNECSPSITRSRKKDMNKKSCTFETKKYSHLEKKIFKELDYENFLKKNRTITDKMYKKIMLKKYRLRFTLPLLFFSLLLIILLVDLSWGVINENKGGLWDALGVWTHLKTLANGSLNSFLGSLKELNWLWKPAFTTTSITVSEINVLWHLFGILIYFIPFVILGFTLIFGIIYYHKKVKKYEKIKFRKR, from the exons atggaacaaaaaacaaagacCCTCttacttttaaatattgtTGAGCTTATCCTATTATTTTGGGTGCTTCATTTTAACAGTGATGtt gGCATGTTTGACATGGCATTGAATAAGTATTGCAATTGTGCGAAGGAATTTGAAGCAAGAAATTATCGATTACTAGgatataagtataatatcGATTCAAAggatatatttacaaaagaaCAAATGCCAAATATTGGTTTGACCaacaaaaaagatatatgtaaCAGTGAGGAAGGGGTGAAAagcaaaatgaataaatcaAATGAATGTTCACCAAGTATAACAAGAAGTCgtaaaaaagatatgaataaaaaatcttGTACATTTGAGaccaaaaaatattcccatttggaaaaaaaaatattcaaggAACTCGATTATGagaattttcttaaaaaaaacagaacaaTTACAGATAagatgtacaaaaaaataatgcttaaaaaatacagattACGATTTACTTtacctttattatttttttcactgTTATTAATCATACTCTTAGTAGATTTATCATGGGGTGTGATTAATGAGAATAAGGGGGGGTTATGGGATGCATTAGGGGTTTGGACCCATTTAAAAACCTTGGCTAATGGTTCTCTGAATAGTTTTTTAGGATCATTGAAAGAGTTAAATTGGTTATGGAAACCTGCTTTTACTACAACATCGATTACTGTTAGTGAAATAAACGTATTATGGCATTTATTTGgtattctaatatatttcataccGTTCGTTATATTGGGTTTCACATTAATATTTGggattatttattatcataaaaaagttaaaaaatatgaaaaaatcaAGTTcagaaaaaggtaa